A region from the Agrococcus sp. SL85 genome encodes:
- a CDS encoding DUF4395 domain-containing protein, with translation MAFSFPNPVNELAARSVAGLVVASAVAILVTGAGWAAWLLAAGFALRVAWGPRFSPFGLLATRVIAPRLGPARLVPGPPKRFAQAIGLVVSLAAALSWTLGAPVAAWAILAVLVVAASLEAFIGFCLGCWIFGRLMRAGIIPASVCEACADVTGRLAARSAELRAEREASAR, from the coding sequence ATGGCGTTCTCGTTCCCCAACCCCGTCAACGAGCTCGCGGCGCGCTCGGTCGCCGGCCTCGTCGTCGCCTCCGCGGTCGCCATCCTCGTGACCGGCGCGGGCTGGGCCGCGTGGCTGCTCGCGGCCGGCTTCGCCCTGCGCGTCGCCTGGGGCCCGCGCTTCTCGCCCTTCGGCCTGCTCGCGACGCGCGTCATCGCTCCCAGGCTCGGTCCCGCGCGGCTCGTGCCGGGCCCGCCGAAGCGCTTCGCGCAGGCGATCGGCCTCGTCGTCAGCCTCGCCGCGGCGCTCTCGTGGACGCTCGGCGCGCCCGTCGCCGCGTGGGCGATCCTCGCGGTGCTCGTCGTCGCCGCCTCGCTCGAGGCGTTCATCGGCTTCTGCCTCGGCTGCTGGATCTTCGGCCGGCTCATGCGTGCCGGCATCATCCCCGCGTCGGTGTGCGAGGCGTGCGCCGACGTCACGGGGCGCCTGGCGGCCCGCTCCGCCGAGCTCCGCGCGGAGCGCGAGGCGAGCGCCCGCTAG
- a CDS encoding LemA family protein codes for MDPLLIVWTVAGALVVVALIGAVWTGAALATMRRLGATVDERWRALSTTLEQRRAAAEPLLATATEPQRARAEAAFAALEQAVFPSGKAEAEAEVQQALRPIAAAAAAQASGSEAFRARAALAALEDEAQQRRRDYNTGARELNARLRRFPTSLWASAAGGRRDFFEVDQSGAVAEPPRIQF; via the coding sequence ATGGACCCGCTGCTGATCGTCTGGACCGTCGCCGGCGCCCTCGTGGTGGTGGCGCTCATCGGCGCCGTGTGGACCGGCGCGGCGCTCGCGACGATGCGACGCCTCGGCGCCACGGTCGACGAGCGGTGGCGTGCGCTCTCGACGACGCTCGAGCAGCGCCGGGCAGCGGCCGAGCCGCTGCTGGCGACCGCGACGGAGCCGCAGCGGGCGCGCGCCGAGGCGGCCTTCGCGGCGCTCGAGCAGGCCGTCTTCCCGAGCGGCAAGGCCGAGGCGGAGGCCGAGGTGCAGCAGGCGCTGCGGCCGATCGCAGCCGCGGCCGCGGCGCAGGCCTCCGGCTCCGAGGCGTTCCGGGCGCGCGCGGCCCTCGCCGCCCTCGAGGACGAGGCCCAGCAGCGCCGCCGCGACTACAACACGGGCGCGCGCGAGCTGAACGCGCGGCTGCGACGCTTCCCGACCTCGCTGTGGGCCTCGGCGGCGGGCGGCCGCCGCGACTTCTTCGAGGTCGATCAGTCAGGGGCGGTCG